A genomic region of candidate division KSB1 bacterium contains the following coding sequences:
- a CDS encoding iron-containing alcohol dehydrogenase: protein MQEFDYQPNTRVIFGENAIDNLGASTKELGVQKALLVSDPGLAKAGHVERAVQSLSRSSFESV from the coding sequence ATGCAAGAATTCGATTATCAACCCAATACCAGAGTAATCTTTGGCGAGAATGCCATTGACAATCTCGGCGCATCGACAAAAGAACTTGGGGTCCAAAAAGCTTTACTCGTGAGTGATCCCGGACTGGCGAAGGCAGGGCATGTTGAGCGCGCGGTTCAGAGCCTCAGTCGGTCATCTTTCGAGTCGGTTG